From a single bacterium genomic region:
- a CDS encoding nucleotidyl transferase AbiEii/AbiGii toxin family protein: MHNVTFNPLQKREIFHLAFLRALARSVPLSAFVVKGGGNLRFFFGSIRYSEDMDLDAAGIEVHVLRDKVMAILTSSALADTLRTFGIERIEPPAISRAKQTETVQRFKVHLITSAGEDLSTKVEFSRRGLDSPLRSEAISASVLAAYRMTPLIAPHYTAPAAVRQKIRALASRHHVQGRDIFDLYMLSTHPEIANVNLADGIPRSMAQVARERIFAVGYEQYRDTVVAFLGPEDRAAHDSSQIWDEIRLRAVALLEQRAQDDR, from the coding sequence ATGCATAATGTGACCTTCAATCCTCTCCAGAAACGGGAGATCTTTCACCTGGCGTTCCTGCGGGCGCTCGCTCGCTCGGTGCCTCTGTCGGCCTTTGTCGTGAAAGGCGGGGGCAATCTTCGCTTCTTCTTCGGAAGCATCCGCTACTCCGAAGACATGGACCTCGATGCGGCCGGCATCGAGGTCCACGTGCTGCGCGACAAGGTCATGGCGATCCTCACCTCCTCCGCACTGGCCGATACCCTGCGGACCTTCGGGATCGAGCGCATCGAGCCTCCGGCCATCTCGCGCGCCAAGCAGACCGAAACGGTGCAGCGATTCAAGGTGCACCTCATCACGTCTGCAGGGGAAGACCTGTCTACCAAAGTTGAGTTCTCAAGACGCGGGTTGGACTCGCCGCTCCGATCGGAAGCCATCTCGGCCTCGGTGCTTGCAGCCTACCGCATGACTCCCCTGATCGCGCCCCACTACACGGCGCCTGCGGCGGTCCGCCAGAAGATTCGGGCCCTGGCCTCCAGGCATCATGTGCAAGGGAGGGATATCTTCGACCTCTACATGCTGAGCACGCACCCAGAAATCGCGAACGTCAATCTCGCTGATGGCATCCCACGATCAATGGCCCAAGTCGCCCGGGAGAGAATCTTCGCGGTGGGCTACGAACAATACCGGGACACCGTCGTGGCCTTCCTCGGGCCCGAGGATCGAGCCGCGCATGATTCGAGTCAGATCTGGGACGAGATCCGACTTCGCGCGGTCGCCCTTCTTGAGCAGAGGGCTCAGGATGACCGGTAG
- a CDS encoding type II toxin-antitoxin system PemK/MazF family toxin, giving the protein MAKVPDRGDVVWVSMNPRTGREQAGRRPALVMSPGAYNGKVGLAILCPITSQVKGYPFEVQIPEGLPIQGVILSDQAKSLDWKAREAEWICTLPGDTVQEALLKLATLLSQ; this is encoded by the coding sequence ATGGCCAAGGTACCGGATCGAGGAGACGTGGTCTGGGTTTCCATGAATCCGCGGACGGGGCGCGAACAGGCGGGGCGACGGCCGGCGCTGGTGATGTCGCCTGGCGCGTACAATGGCAAGGTTGGTTTGGCCATCCTGTGCCCCATCACCAGCCAAGTGAAGGGGTACCCGTTCGAGGTTCAGATCCCTGAGGGGCTTCCAATCCAAGGTGTGATCCTTTCCGACCAGGCGAAGAGCCTGGACTGGAAGGCCCGGGAGGCGGAGTGGATCTGCACGCTTCCGGGTGACACGGTGCAGGAGGCCTTGCTCAAGCTTGCAACGCTGCTGTCACAATGA
- a CDS encoding oligosaccharide flippase family protein, whose protein sequence is MAPGSWVSPGGDALNELRGLLRHSLAQNALVLYWAHLANYLLPLVTVPYLARVLGPAGWGRLAMALALGIYITHMVEYGFHLSATREVARSRGDRARLADLAAGVLGARALLAVLILPIPLMLAARLPVLGEHPGLLWGAYLWGIAQGSSFGWYLVGMERMRQAALLDTGTRALATVGIFVLVRAPEDAALVLLLQAAAGFLAFCGGWFMIRREAPIRWPAWQATQDALRMGWSMFVFRASAGLYTAGNAFILGLFAPPQVVGYYAGAEKIGRAIIGLLGPAGQALYPRVSRLADHARTEALRMVRLGLAAMGLGGVLLGVAAFLGAPVLVRLLLGPGFEPAVAVLRVLALVPPLAAASNVLGIQWMLPLGLDRPFTRIVIGAGLLNLALAIWLAPSFGGRGMAWAVVAAEAFAAVGMWLYLRSRRLDPLQG, encoded by the coding sequence ATCGCCCCGGGTTCCTGGGTCTCCCCCGGAGGGGACGCGCTGAACGAGCTCCGCGGCCTCCTGCGGCACAGTCTGGCCCAGAACGCGCTGGTGCTGTACTGGGCACACCTGGCCAACTACTTGCTGCCGCTCGTCACCGTGCCGTACCTTGCCCGCGTGCTGGGGCCGGCCGGCTGGGGCCGTCTGGCGATGGCTCTGGCCTTGGGCATCTACATCACGCATATGGTGGAGTACGGCTTTCACCTGTCGGCCACACGCGAGGTCGCCCGTTCCAGGGGCGATCGTGCCCGGCTGGCAGATCTCGCAGCAGGGGTGCTGGGTGCGCGGGCGCTGCTGGCGGTGCTCATCCTCCCGATTCCACTCATGCTGGCGGCTCGGCTGCCGGTTCTGGGAGAGCATCCCGGGCTGCTCTGGGGCGCGTACCTCTGGGGGATCGCCCAGGGTTCCTCGTTCGGATGGTACCTGGTGGGGATGGAGCGGATGCGGCAGGCCGCGCTGCTCGACACCGGGACAAGAGCCCTGGCGACCGTGGGCATCTTCGTTCTGGTGCGCGCGCCGGAGGATGCGGCCCTGGTGCTGTTGCTGCAGGCGGCCGCGGGCTTCCTGGCCTTCTGCGGCGGGTGGTTCATGATCCGCCGCGAGGCGCCGATCCGGTGGCCCGCCTGGCAGGCGACCCAGGACGCGCTGCGCATGGGCTGGAGCATGTTCGTCTTCCGCGCATCGGCAGGCCTCTACACAGCCGGCAACGCTTTCATCCTGGGCCTGTTCGCGCCGCCCCAGGTTGTGGGCTACTACGCGGGCGCGGAGAAGATCGGCAGGGCCATAATTGGGCTGCTGGGTCCGGCAGGTCAGGCGCTCTACCCGCGCGTCAGCCGCCTGGCCGACCACGCGCGCACCGAGGCGCTCCGGATGGTCCGGTTGGGGTTGGCCGCGATGGGACTGGGCGGAGTGCTGCTGGGGGTCGCGGCCTTCCTGGGGGCGCCGGTCTTGGTTCGCCTGCTCTTGGGCCCGGGGTTCGAGCCCGCGGTCGCGGTGCTGCGCGTGCTGGCACTGGTCCCACCCCTGGCCGCGGCCAGCAACGTCCTGGGCATCCAGTGGATGCTCCCGCTCGGGCTGGATCGGCCCTTCACCCGGATCGTCATCGGGGCAGGGTTGCTCAATCTGGCGCTGGCGATCTGGCTCGCGCCTTCGTTTGGGGGGAGGGGGATGGCCTGGGCCGTGGTGGCGGCCGAGGCGTTTGCCGCAGTGGGGATGTGGTTGTATCTGCGGAGCAGACGCCTGGATCCGCTTCAGGGATGA
- a CDS encoding type II toxin-antitoxin system Phd/YefM family antitoxin, whose amino-acid sequence MRYVPVEEARKKLGALLRQARAGETVVLGRRGADQAVLLSAEEYERLRRVEEDAARARLEAALTAIAADVRRARLAPRVVEEAVRAARRR is encoded by the coding sequence ATGCGATATGTTCCCGTAGAGGAAGCCCGGAAGAAGCTAGGCGCGCTCCTCCGTCAGGCGCGGGCGGGTGAAACCGTCGTGCTCGGCCGCCGTGGCGCCGACCAGGCCGTCCTGCTGTCCGCCGAGGAGTACGAGCGGCTCCGCCGGGTCGAGGAAGATGCGGCGCGGGCTCGGCTGGAGGCAGCCCTGACCGCCATTGCCGCGGATGTCCGGCGGGCTCGGCTGGCTCCGCGCGTTGTCGAAGAGGCCGTCCGCGCAGCCCGTCGGCGGTGA
- a CDS encoding type IV toxin-antitoxin system AbiEi family antitoxin domain-containing protein codes for MTGRISVPQAIQAIGRPVFTTREVAAVRGGSVSATSQALRRMERQGLLVSPARGIWCVPTDPRFTPLALVPYLAGGHQAYVSFFSALHLHGLIEQIPQVVYVATTGHPRIRRTPAGSYSFHRIHPRFFAGFDWYRGRQEFLIAGPEKALVDCLYLSSRRGRRFAHFPEIGFGEKFSFRRAAEWVEQIPYRNIREYASARLEALRRRSRERSRGLPRSDD; via the coding sequence ATGACCGGTAGGATCTCCGTCCCACAGGCCATCCAGGCCATCGGCCGACCGGTGTTCACGACCCGGGAGGTCGCGGCAGTTCGCGGGGGTTCGGTCTCGGCCACGAGCCAGGCGCTGAGGCGGATGGAACGGCAGGGCCTGCTCGTCAGTCCGGCGCGGGGCATCTGGTGCGTCCCGACCGATCCGCGGTTCACGCCTCTTGCGCTGGTGCCCTACCTGGCCGGCGGCCACCAGGCGTATGTCTCCTTCTTCTCTGCCCTGCATCTTCACGGGCTCATCGAGCAGATCCCGCAGGTCGTCTATGTCGCCACGACCGGGCACCCCAGGATCAGAAGGACACCGGCGGGATCCTACTCCTTCCATCGCATCCATCCGCGCTTCTTCGCCGGCTTCGACTGGTACCGCGGCCGGCAGGAGTTCCTCATTGCCGGCCCCGAGAAGGCGCTGGTGGATTGCCTGTACCTATCGAGCAGGAGGGGGAGGCGCTTCGCGCACTTTCCGGAGATCGGTTTCGGCGAGAAGTTCAGCTTTCGCCGCGCCGCTGAGTGGGTGGAGCAGATTCCCTACAGGAACATCCGTGAATATGCCTCGGCACGTCTGGAGGCGCTCAGACGGAGAAGTCGGGAGAGGTCCCGTGGTCTCCCAAGAAGCGACGATTGA
- a CDS encoding glycosyltransferase, whose amino-acid sequence MMMPQPPGLSVVIPTRNERENIPRLLVALRTALGSVDHELVFVDDSTDGTDAVLAEAARADPRITVHHRERGDGLAGAVVAGFRIGRGEVLGVLDADLQHPPEVLAALMRHLEEEHADLAVASRYLPGAARPGLSPWRRLVSQATRLLAWALLGAARRSSDPLSGCFVVRRSVVEGVTLQPVGFKILLEILARGRYRRVAEVPYVFEARGAGETKATLRQGLDLFRHIAVLVTASPADSRLWKFLLVGASGVAVNMVVFWLLTQRLGVHYMQAGVAAGLVSTFTNFLLNNAYTWADRKEGALSSFLQRMGRYYMATWLGYLIYLGFLWGLTHVGLIPMLSNLIAIGLGGLLNFVVHNVWTWRQR is encoded by the coding sequence ATGATGATGCCCCAACCCCCAGGCCTGTCGGTTGTCATTCCCACCCGCAACGAGCGGGAGAACATCCCGCGCCTCCTGGTTGCGCTGCGGACCGCGCTGGGATCCGTTGACCATGAACTGGTCTTCGTGGACGACAGCACCGACGGGACGGACGCGGTGCTGGCCGAGGCAGCGCGGGCGGACCCCAGGATCACGGTGCATCACCGCGAGCGGGGAGACGGCCTGGCCGGCGCGGTGGTGGCGGGGTTTCGCATCGGCCGTGGCGAGGTGCTCGGGGTGCTGGACGCCGACCTTCAGCACCCCCCCGAGGTGTTGGCGGCCCTGATGCGCCACCTGGAGGAGGAGCACGCCGACCTGGCCGTGGCCTCGCGCTACCTGCCCGGCGCGGCCCGGCCCGGGCTGTCGCCCTGGCGGCGGCTGGTCTCGCAGGCCACACGGCTGCTCGCCTGGGCGCTGCTCGGCGCCGCGCGGCGTAGCAGCGATCCCCTCTCGGGCTGCTTCGTGGTGCGCCGGAGCGTGGTGGAGGGGGTAACGCTCCAACCGGTAGGGTTCAAGATCCTGCTGGAGATCCTGGCGCGCGGCCGGTACCGGCGCGTGGCCGAGGTCCCCTACGTCTTCGAGGCGCGCGGCGCAGGAGAGACCAAGGCGACGCTCCGGCAGGGGCTCGACCTGTTTCGCCACATTGCGGTTCTCGTCACGGCCAGCCCCGCGGACTCGCGGCTGTGGAAGTTCCTACTCGTGGGCGCCAGCGGCGTGGCCGTCAACATGGTCGTGTTCTGGTTGCTCACGCAACGGCTGGGCGTTCACTACATGCAGGCGGGCGTTGCAGCGGGTCTGGTTTCGACGTTTACCAACTTCCTGCTGAACAATGCCTACACTTGGGCCGACCGCAAGGAAGGGGCCTTGTCCTCCTTCTTGCAGCGGATGGGCAGGTACTATATGGCCACCTGGTTGGGCTACCTGATCTACCTGGGGTTCCTCTGGGGGCTGACGCACGTCGGGCTGATACCGATGCTCTCGAACCTCATCGCCATCGGCCTCGGCGGGTTGCTGAACTTCGTGGTGCACAATGTCTGGACCTGGCGCCAGCGGTGA
- a CDS encoding glycosyltransferase family 39 protein encodes MTGRAVGIGWAAVVVLSAGLRLWGLTAKSLWFDETVSVFLASQPLERMLALVAANDPHPPLHYLLLHFWMAFFGSGEAAVRVLSVLISVPVVAVTWAFGRRLVGAGPALFAALLVAVAPSQVAAGQEARMYGLLTLTALLSWWALWGAASGGDRRDDGGISGDRRAWVTYAVATAAMLYSHYFGFFVVASQMGYLIWRRTDSEQWRRWVYASLGVVLLFLPWMPCFIQQLAGGRAWPAHRVPLAPTTLVDTLAAMTVGRPILDHWGPKLTTIQAAGTPWIAVIGLIAAVALVVAAVRGSNIRRDTIAPLIAAALGPPVLAFAVSLGLNVYAPRYLLFIVPPVALLVAGGAAALAGGPKRWGIVAGLLLPILVLIPNAAGTMAFHRQPRLDVFDWRLVSRTLAEQARPDDAIAFLPGFSRIPVNYYFHGPQPRIVLTPRGEGDVEGPGGAGLAQVADGLARHQRVWILTVPPVPPAVGALLEALGSRGFEVRRQEAVNMVRLILVERLQDK; translated from the coding sequence ATGACCGGGAGGGCTGTCGGCATCGGTTGGGCCGCGGTCGTGGTCCTATCCGCCGGGTTACGGCTGTGGGGGCTGACCGCGAAGTCGCTGTGGTTCGACGAGACCGTCAGCGTCTTCCTGGCCTCTCAGCCGCTGGAGCGCATGCTGGCCCTGGTGGCTGCGAACGACCCGCACCCGCCGCTGCACTACCTGCTGCTGCACTTCTGGATGGCGTTCTTCGGGAGCGGCGAGGCCGCGGTGCGTGTTCTGTCCGTGCTGATCAGCGTGCCGGTCGTCGCCGTGACCTGGGCCTTTGGCCGCCGCCTGGTCGGCGCGGGCCCGGCGCTTTTCGCCGCGCTGCTGGTGGCAGTGGCGCCTTCGCAGGTGGCCGCCGGGCAGGAAGCCCGGATGTACGGGCTGCTGACGCTGACCGCCCTGCTCTCGTGGTGGGCGCTGTGGGGGGCGGCATCCGGCGGCGACAGACGCGACGATGGCGGCATCTCTGGGGACCGCAGGGCGTGGGTCACCTACGCGGTCGCCACCGCGGCGATGCTGTATTCCCACTACTTCGGGTTCTTCGTTGTCGCTTCGCAGATGGGCTACCTCATCTGGAGGCGCACGGACTCGGAACAGTGGCGGCGTTGGGTCTATGCCTCCTTGGGGGTCGTGCTTCTCTTCCTTCCCTGGATGCCGTGCTTCATACAGCAGCTCGCAGGAGGCCGGGCATGGCCCGCGCACCGGGTTCCGCTTGCGCCAACCACCCTGGTTGACACGCTGGCGGCAATGACAGTAGGCCGGCCGATCCTGGACCATTGGGGTCCCAAGCTAACCACGATCCAGGCCGCGGGGACGCCCTGGATCGCCGTGATCGGGTTGATCGCGGCAGTTGCACTGGTGGTCGCGGCTGTTCGCGGTTCCAACATTCGGCGCGATACCATCGCCCCACTGATCGCCGCTGCGCTCGGGCCGCCGGTTCTCGCGTTCGCGGTCTCGCTGGGACTCAACGTCTACGCACCGCGCTACCTGCTCTTCATCGTGCCTCCGGTGGCGCTGCTGGTGGCCGGTGGGGCTGCGGCATTGGCCGGCGGCCCGAAGCGATGGGGAATCGTCGCTGGCCTGCTGCTGCCGATCCTCGTGCTCATTCCAAACGCCGCAGGCACGATGGCATTCCACCGTCAGCCCCGCCTGGACGTCTTCGACTGGCGCCTGGTCTCACGCACGCTCGCCGAGCAGGCGCGGCCCGACGATGCGATCGCCTTTCTGCCGGGGTTCTCGCGGATCCCTGTCAACTACTACTTCCACGGTCCACAGCCGCGCATCGTGTTGACGCCGCGGGGCGAGGGGGACGTCGAAGGGCCGGGTGGCGCGGGCCTGGCGCAGGTTGCCGACGGGCTGGCGCGGCACCAGCGCGTGTGGATCCTGACCGTGCCGCCGGTGCCGCCTGCGGTTGGAGCCCTGCTGGAGGCCCTGGGCAGCAGGGGGTTCGAGGTCCGGCGTCAGGAGGCCGTCAATATGGTCCGGCTGATTCTGGTGGAGCGGCTGCAGGATAAGTGA
- a CDS encoding AbrB/MazE/SpoVT family DNA-binding domain-containing protein: MKTRVQRWGNSLAVRIPKAFAADVGLEDDSPVVLRLHRGRLIVEPAVPTPPSLDELLRGVRKSNLHREVDTGPSQGNEAW; the protein is encoded by the coding sequence ATGAAGACGCGCGTTCAGCGATGGGGCAACAGCCTTGCAGTGCGAATTCCCAAGGCCTTTGCCGCCGACGTCGGCTTGGAGGACGACTCTCCCGTTGTGCTTCGGCTGCATCGAGGAAGGCTCATCGTTGAGCCGGCTGTCCCAACTCCGCCCAGTCTGGATGAACTGCTGCGCGGCGTCCGGAAGAGCAATTTGCATCGCGAAGTGGACACCGGCCCTTCGCAAGGGAACGAGGCCTGGTAG
- a CDS encoding type II toxin-antitoxin system PemK/MazF family toxin has protein sequence MPFPFTDARGEHLRPALVISTREYHAGCADCIVAMITSRIEAPRRPEDHLVQGWEASGLLHPSVVRAKITTISRQVIRRRLGRLPTGDLDEFVRGLAAVVGITHRDEA, from the coding sequence GTGCCCTTCCCGTTCACGGATGCACGCGGCGAGCACCTTCGGCCTGCGCTCGTCATCAGCACCCGCGAGTACCATGCCGGGTGCGCCGACTGCATCGTAGCAATGATAACGAGCCGCATCGAGGCACCCCGGAGGCCGGAAGACCATCTGGTGCAGGGATGGGAGGCGTCGGGGCTGCTTCATCCGTCGGTAGTACGGGCCAAGATTACGACGATTTCCCGTCAAGTCATCCGCCGCAGGCTCGGACGTCTGCCGACGGGCGACCTCGACGAGTTCGTCCGAGGGCTGGCCGCGGTCGTCGGGATCACGCATCGCGACGAGGCGTGA
- a CDS encoding AbrB/MazE/SpoVT family DNA-binding domain-containing protein: MPTLVGTKGQVVIEREIRNRLGIRPGAVAIQTLVGDRVEIRFVPPAHSESLFGVLSSHLSRGAATRAWSEVKRAAWEAAAKDKERTPSRRRQTRRSP, translated from the coding sequence ATGCCGACACTCGTGGGAACCAAGGGTCAGGTTGTCATTGAGAGGGAGATCCGCAATCGGTTGGGGATCCGGCCCGGGGCCGTTGCGATCCAGACGCTTGTTGGCGACCGCGTGGAGATCCGCTTCGTCCCACCTGCTCACAGCGAGTCGCTTTTCGGGGTGCTCTCCAGCCACCTCAGTCGGGGTGCGGCTACACGGGCGTGGTCGGAGGTCAAGCGCGCGGCGTGGGAGGCGGCCGCGAAGGACAAGGAGCGGACCCCGTCGCGCCGTAGGCAGACACGGCGATCGCCATGA
- a CDS encoding glycosyltransferase: MAVWIVLPAYNEAAGLPPLLEAIEALGRRLADMAAVRVVVVDDGSTDGTGELAQGFAGRIPLTVLVHRRNRGLAAAIRTGLEHACREAAPDGPAGVIVTMDADNTHSPEQIPAMLEALRGGADVVIASRYVHGAVQAGVPPHRALLSAGVGWLLRLRFGLHGVRDYSCGYRAYRAELLGQALAAYGPRLIESAGFVVMTELLVKLAVFRPRIVEVPLDLRYDRKAGRSKMPAARTILGYLRLIATRSPRVPGSPPEGTR, from the coding sequence GTGGCCGTCTGGATCGTGCTCCCCGCCTACAACGAGGCCGCCGGGCTGCCGCCGCTGCTGGAAGCAATCGAGGCCCTCGGCAGGCGGCTTGCGGACATGGCGGCCGTGCGTGTCGTCGTGGTGGACGACGGCAGCACCGACGGGACCGGCGAGCTCGCGCAGGGCTTCGCGGGCCGCATCCCCCTGACCGTGCTGGTTCATCGACGAAACCGTGGCCTGGCCGCCGCGATCCGCACCGGCCTGGAGCACGCCTGCCGCGAGGCGGCGCCGGATGGGCCAGCGGGCGTCATCGTCACCATGGATGCCGACAACACACACTCGCCCGAGCAGATCCCGGCGATGCTCGAGGCGCTGCGCGGCGGGGCCGACGTGGTCATCGCGTCACGCTACGTCCACGGCGCGGTTCAGGCCGGAGTTCCACCGCACCGCGCACTTCTCAGCGCCGGGGTGGGATGGCTGCTCCGCCTGCGCTTCGGGCTACACGGGGTCCGCGACTACTCGTGCGGGTACCGCGCCTACCGCGCCGAGTTGCTGGGGCAGGCGCTGGCGGCTTACGGGCCGCGCCTGATCGAGTCGGCCGGGTTCGTGGTGATGACCGAACTGCTGGTCAAGCTCGCGGTCTTCCGGCCGCGCATCGTTGAGGTGCCGCTCGACCTGCGCTACGACCGCAAGGCCGGCCGCAGCAAGATGCCCGCGGCCAGGACCATACTCGGCTACCTGCGGCTCATCGCCACACGATCGCCCCGGGTTCCTGGGTCTCCCCCGGAGGGGACGCGCTGA
- a CDS encoding type II toxin-antitoxin system VapC family toxin, giving the protein MPAAQRWVLDSFALLAFLNREQGFEKVRRLLRAAAEEPLLMNEINIGEVYCITARGRSLEQADEVLRRIETLPIRAVSNSFDDVLDAARIKARFPIAYADAFAVATAIREDAVLVTGDPEFRSAAQLVRIDWL; this is encoded by the coding sequence ATGCCCGCGGCGCAACGCTGGGTGCTCGATTCCTTCGCGCTACTGGCCTTCCTCAACAGAGAACAGGGGTTCGAAAAGGTGCGGCGGCTCCTGCGCGCCGCCGCAGAGGAGCCTCTCCTGATGAACGAGATCAACATCGGTGAAGTGTACTGCATCACGGCGCGGGGGCGGTCTCTGGAACAGGCGGACGAGGTCCTTCGCCGGATCGAGACTCTGCCGATCCGGGCCGTGTCCAACTCCTTCGACGATGTGCTCGATGCCGCCAGGATCAAGGCCCGGTTTCCCATCGCGTATGCCGATGCCTTTGCCGTGGCCACCGCGATCAGGGAAGATGCGGTGCTTGTCACAGGTGATCCCGAGTTCCGGTCAGCCGCGCAACTTGTGAGGATCGACTGGCTCTGA
- a CDS encoding putative toxin-antitoxin system toxin component, PIN family, whose product MRIVLDTNTLVSAIGWDGPPRRVLLATVAGRHHLITTPDLLNELVAVLRYRKLQPVAAHPLLPAVLAWLHRPEHIVLPSARLRIIADDPADNMVLEAAMAGGADVIVSGDRHLLALREFQGIRILTSRQFVGRYARSEEEG is encoded by the coding sequence GTGAGGATTGTCCTCGACACCAACACACTGGTCTCGGCCATCGGCTGGGATGGCCCTCCGCGGCGCGTCCTTCTGGCGACCGTTGCGGGCAGGCACCACCTGATCACCACGCCCGACCTCCTGAACGAACTGGTCGCAGTGCTCCGCTACCGTAAGCTACAGCCTGTCGCAGCGCATCCCCTGCTGCCGGCGGTGCTGGCCTGGCTCCACCGTCCGGAGCACATCGTCCTGCCGTCGGCGCGCCTGCGCATCATCGCCGACGATCCCGCCGACAACATGGTGCTGGAAGCCGCGATGGCCGGTGGGGCCGATGTCATCGTCTCCGGCGACCGGCACCTCCTGGCGCTACGCGAGTTCCAGGGGATCCGTATCCTCACCTCCCGGCAGTTCGTGGGGCGGTACGCTCGCAGCGAGGAAGAGGGCTAG
- a CDS encoding PIN domain-containing protein: protein MTGPSGVLDASFIVRYLTGQPAEQAGRARGLIDSNLVLGVTDVGIVESAYVLTSVYGMPREAVVDALVALIQRRNIMVLGAEAEYVLLGLIMCRASGRISFGDAMIWAAARSLGVPAVYTFDERFPSEGVALLSGKNEGM, encoded by the coding sequence ATGACGGGTCCCAGCGGGGTACTGGACGCATCGTTCATCGTACGCTACCTGACCGGTCAGCCCGCAGAACAGGCGGGGCGCGCGCGCGGTCTCATTGACAGCAACCTGGTGCTGGGCGTTACCGACGTCGGAATCGTCGAGTCCGCGTACGTCCTCACCAGCGTCTACGGCATGCCGCGGGAAGCGGTTGTTGACGCTCTCGTAGCCCTGATCCAGCGACGAAACATCATGGTGCTGGGCGCCGAGGCGGAATACGTTCTGCTCGGACTGATCATGTGCCGCGCGTCAGGGCGGATCTCGTTCGGGGACGCGATGATCTGGGCAGCAGCCCGGTCGCTGGGAGTGCCGGCTGTCTACACCTTCGATGAACGGTTCCCATCCGAGGGGGTGGCGCTGCTCTCCGGCAAGAATGAGGGTATGTGA
- a CDS encoding MoxR family ATPase, with amino-acid sequence MLADQIARLRESIGRVILGKDAVIDLVLVALLSRGHVLLRDVPGVGKTMLARALARSIGGEFTRIQCTPDLLPSDVLGTSIIDPRTFETRFVPGPIFANVVLVDELNRATPRTQSSFLEPMDEGQVTADGQARRLPHPFFLIATLNPTEHHGTYPLPEGQLDRFAMATSLGYPPLEAERAMLAGHAGHHPIETVTPVVAPSEVLAMQEAAAAIVVSPAVREYVLAVTGATRDHPSVALGCSPRGGLALVRAAQARAALAGRSFVTPDDVKALAVPLMAHRMVLRSQAGPASSAEAVIVEILAQTPVPVFEAPRADA; translated from the coding sequence ATGCTCGCTGACCAGATCGCCCGGCTGCGCGAGAGCATCGGCCGCGTCATCCTGGGCAAAGACGCGGTCATTGACCTGGTGCTGGTGGCCCTGCTCTCCCGTGGGCACGTGCTGTTGCGCGACGTGCCCGGCGTGGGCAAGACCATGCTGGCCCGGGCCCTGGCCCGTTCGATCGGCGGGGAGTTCACGCGCATCCAGTGCACTCCGGACCTGCTGCCCTCTGATGTGCTCGGTACCTCGATCATTGACCCACGCACCTTCGAGACCCGGTTCGTGCCCGGCCCGATCTTCGCCAACGTGGTCCTGGTGGACGAACTGAACCGCGCCACGCCGCGCACGCAGTCGTCCTTCCTGGAGCCGATGGACGAGGGGCAGGTCACGGCCGACGGCCAGGCGCGGCGGCTGCCGCACCCGTTCTTCTTGATCGCCACGCTCAATCCGACCGAGCATCACGGGACCTATCCTCTGCCGGAAGGCCAGCTCGACCGCTTCGCGATGGCCACATCGCTGGGATACCCCCCGCTGGAGGCGGAGCGCGCGATGCTGGCCGGTCACGCCGGGCACCATCCCATCGAGACGGTCACGCCGGTGGTGGCGCCTTCCGAGGTGCTGGCTATGCAAGAAGCCGCGGCGGCGATCGTGGTCAGCCCGGCGGTGCGCGAGTACGTGCTGGCGGTTACCGGCGCAACCCGGGACCACCCTTCGGTTGCGCTCGGCTGCAGCCCTCGCGGCGGCTTGGCCCTGGTGCGCGCAGCGCAGGCGCGGGCTGCGCTGGCCGGCCGCTCGTTCGTCACCCCCGACGATGTGAAGGCGCTGGCGGTCCCACTGATGGCCCACCGGATGGTTCTTCGATCACAGGCCGGACCGGCATCCTCGGCTGAGGCCGTGATCGTGGAGATCCTGGCGCAGACGCCGGTGCCGGTCTTCGAGGCGCCTCGTGCCGACGCGTGA
- a CDS encoding type II toxin-antitoxin system VapB family antitoxin has translation MPRMMVTIDDALLAEARRLTGARTKRETIEMALREAVRRRKLAELAAMAGRVNIRLTRRQLDAMRAGR, from the coding sequence ATGCCGCGCATGATGGTGACGATTGACGACGCGCTGCTTGCCGAGGCACGGCGGCTGACGGGCGCCCGCACGAAGCGGGAGACCATTGAGATGGCGCTTCGAGAAGCCGTCCGGCGCCGCAAGCTCGCGGAGCTAGCCGCGATGGCGGGCCGGGTGAACATTCGCCTCACGCGACGGCAGCTCGATGCCATGCGCGCCGGGCGGTGA